The Sulfolobales archaeon sequence GCTCTAGCCATGTTCATAACCTCGAAGCCGTCCATAAGCGCCTCTAAAGCCCTTATAGGGTCTACCTCAACTACTATAACCCTAGCACCCATACCCCTAGCCCTCATAGCTATACCCCTCCCAACCCAGCCATATCCAGCTACTACAAAGACCTTTCCAGCGATAAGGGTATTGGTGGCTCTCATTATACCATCTATAGTTGACTGTCCAGTACCATATCTATTATCAAATAGATATTTTGTGAGAGCATTATTAACAGCTATTACTGGATATGCAAGCACTCTATCCCTCTCCATAGCCCTCAACCTTATAACCCCTGTAGTCGTCTCCTCTGTACCTCCTATAACCGCTCTAGCCTTCTCAGGCCACTGCTTATGGATCCTTGCATGGAGATCTGCCCCATCATCTATAACTATATCTGGCGAGGCCTCTATGATCCTATCTATACACCACCAATACTCCTCAGGAGTCTCGCCTCTCCACGCAAATACATGAACACCCTCCTCAGCCAAGGCAGCTGCAACTTCATCCTGAGTTGACAGAGGATTAGACCCTGCTAGCCAGACCTCGGCTCCACCAGCAGCGAGGGTTCTAACCAGAGCACCTGTCTCTTTAGTTACATGTAAGACAGCAGCGATCTTCACCCCTTCTAAAGGCTTATCCTTTGAGAACCTCTCTCTGATCTTCATAATAACCGGCATATGCCTCTCAGCCCACTCGATCTGATTTCTT is a genomic window containing:
- a CDS encoding adenosylhomocysteinase; its protein translation is MTWKVKDLSLAGIGRNQIEWAERHMPVIMKIRERFSKDKPLEGVKIAAVLHVTKETGALVRTLAAGGAEVWLAGSNPLSTQDEVAAALAEEGVHVFAWRGETPEEYWWCIDRIIEASPDIVIDDGADLHARIHKQWPEKARAVIGGTEETTTGVIRLRAMERDRVLAYPVIAVNNALTKYLFDNRYGTGQSTIDGIMRATNTLIAGKVFVVAGYGWVGRGIAMRARGMGARVIVVEVDPIRALEALMDGFEVMNMARA